Proteins co-encoded in one Malus sylvestris chromosome 7, drMalSylv7.2, whole genome shotgun sequence genomic window:
- the LOC126629813 gene encoding pyruvate dehydrogenase E1 component subunit alpha-3, chloroplastic, which yields MSFTSATNLAQPLQLNSAAASPRSNDKPSLLLPPKASSFLGSTRKFRPASLSHSSAHRRSAVVAVSEAVKEKKVQASSNLLITKEEGLELYEDMVLGRSFEDMCAQMYYRGKMFGFVHLYNGQEAVSTGFIKLTKKEDSVVSTYRDHVHSLSKGVPAREVMSELFGKATGCCRGQGGSMHMFSKEYNVLGGFAFIGEGIPVATGAAFSSKYRREVMKQADCDHVTLAFFGDGTANNGQFFECLNMAALWKLPIIFIVENNLWAIGMSHLRATSDPEIWKKGPAFGMPGVHVDGMDVLKVREVAKEAIGRARRGEGPTLVECETYRFRGHSLADPDELRDPAEKAHYAARDPITALKKYLLENNLATEQDLKAIHKKIDELVEDAVEFADESPLPPRSQLLENVFADPKGFGIGPDGSYRCEDPKFTQGTAHV from the exons ATGTCCTTCACCTCCGCCACCAATTTGGCCCAGCCCCTCCAGCTCAATTCTGCCGCCGCCAGCCCCAGATCCAATGACAAGCCCTCCCTCCTGCTCCCCCCCAAGGCATCCTCTTTTCTCGGATCTACCCGCAAGTTCCGACCCGCTTCCCTCTCTCATTCCAGTGCTCACCGCCGATCCGCCGTCGTTGCCGTCTCCGAAGCTGTTAAGGAGAAGAAGGTCCAGGCTTCCTCCAATCTG CTAATAACAAaagaggaaggattggagctgtATGAAGACATGGTATTGGGTCGCTCTTTCGAGGACATGTGTGCTCAGATGTATTACAGAGGCAAAATGTTCGGGTTCGTTCACCTTTACAATGGCCAAGAAGCCGTGTCAACTGGGTTTATCAAGCTTACAAAGAAGGAGGATTCTGTGGTGAGCACATACCGTGATCACGTGCACTCGTTGAGTAAGGGTGTCCCTGCTCGTGAGGTGATGAGTGAGCTCTTTGGAAAGGCTACTGGTTGTTGCCGAGGCCAAGGTGGTTCTATGCACATGTTTTCGAAAGAGTACAATGTGCTTGGTGGGTTCGCATTTATTGGTGAAGGTATACCAGTGGCAACAGGTGCAGCATTCTCCTCTAAGTACAGGAGGGAAGTGATGAAACAGGCAGACTGTGATCACGTGACTTTGGCATTTTTTGGAGATGGAACTGCTAATAACGGCCAGTTCTTTGAGTGTTTGAACATGGCAGCATTGTGGAAATTGCCAATTATTTTCATTGTGGAGAACAATTTGTGGGCCATTGGAATGTCGCATTTGAGGGCTACTTCTGATCCCGAAATTTGGAAGAAGGGGCCTGCATTTGGTATGCCAGGTGTTCATGTGGATGGTATGGAtgtgttgaaggtgagggaggtGGCAAAGGAGGCGATTGGAAGGGCCAGGAGAGGAGAAGGGCCAACTTTGGTAGAATGTGAAACATACAGGTTCAGAGGACACTCATTGGCAGATCCTGATGAGCTTCGTGACCCGG CTGAGAAGGCACACTACGCTGCCAGGGACCCCATCACTGCCCTCAAGAAATACTTACTTGAGAACAATTTGGCGACTGAACAAGACTTGAAGGCCATCCATAAGAAGATCGATGAGTTGGTTGAGGATGCCGTTGAGTTTGCAGATGAGAGCCCCCTTCCACCTCGCAGCCAGCTGCTCGAGAACGTGTTTGCCGATCCCAAGGGTTTTGGAATCGGGCCTGATGGCAGTTACAGATGCGAGGATCCTAAATTCACTCAGGGCACTGCTCATGTCTAA
- the LOC126629814 gene encoding conserved oligomeric Golgi complex subunit 4, which translates to MESDQPSIKFGTQEALSHVRALTDVGAMTRLLHECIAYQRSLDLDLDNLLSQRSDLDKQLLALRKSSQVLDIVKADSDHVLSNVTSTCDLADNVSAKVRELDLAQSRVKSTLLRLDAIVERGNCIDGVKQALDAQDYEAAANYVQRFLQIDSEYRDSGADQREQLMESKRQLESIVRKKLSAAVDQREHSNVLRFIRLYTPLGLETEGLQVYVGYLRKVIGMRSRLEFEHLVELMEQNNPTQAVNFVGCLTNLFKDIVLAVEENDEILRGLCGEDGVVYAICELQEECDTRGSLILKKYMDYRKLPKLSSEINAQNKNLLNVGGVGVGSEGPDPREVELFLEEILSLMQLGEDYTEFMVSKIKGLTNVDPDLGPRATKAFRSGSFNKVVQDITGFYVILEGFFMVENVRKAIRIDEHVPDSLTTSMVDDVFYVLQSCLRRAISTLNISSVIAVLSGASSLLSNEYHEALQERMREPNLGAKLFLGGVGVQKTGTEIATVLNNMDVSSEYVLKLKHEIEEQCLEVFPAPVDREKVKSCLSELGDMSNTFKQALNAGLEQLVATVTPRIRPVLDNVATISYELSEAEYADNEVNDPWVQRLLHAVETNVAWLQPLMTANNYDSFVHFVIEFIVKRLEVIMMQKRFSQLGGLQLDRDARALVSHFSGMTQRTVRDKFARLTQMATILNLEKVSEILDFWGENSGPMTWRLTPAEVRRVLGLRVDFKPEAISALKL; encoded by the exons ATGGAATCGGATCAACCGTCCATTAAGTTCGGTACCCAAGAGGCCCTCTCTCACGTGCGAGCCCTGACGGACGTCGGCGCCATGACGCGCCTCCTCCACGAGTGCATCGCCTACCAGCGATCCCTAGATCTGGACCTCGACAACCTCCTCTCCCAGCGCTCCGACCTCGACAAGCAGCTCCTCGCCCTCCGCAAGTCCTCCCAGGTTCTCGACATCGTAAAGGCCGACTCCGACCACGTCCTCTCCAACGTCACCTCCACCTGCGACCTCGCCGACAACGTCAGCGCCAAGGTCCGCGAGCTCGATCTCGCCCAGTCCCGCGTCAAATCCACGCTCCTCCGCCTAGACGCCATCGTCGAGCGCGGCAACTGTATCGATGGCGTGAAGCAGGCCCTCGACGCCCAGGACTACGAGGCAGCCGCCAATTACGTCCAGCGCTTCCTCCAGATCGACTCCGAGTACCGGGATTCCGGCGCCGACCAGCGGGAGCAGCTCATGGAATCGAAGCGGCAGCTCGAATCCATCGTCAGGAAGAAGCTCTCGGCGGCGGTTGACCAGAGGGAGCATTCCAATGTATTGAGATTCATCAGGCTCTACACTCCGTTAGGGTTAGAAACGGAGGGTTTGCAGGTTTACGTTGGGTACTTGCGGAAGGTGATTGGGATGCGATCCCGGCTCGAATTCGAGCACTTGGTGGAGCTAATGGAGCAGAACAATCCGACCCAGGCGGTCAATTTTGTTGGGTGTTTGACCAATTTGTTCAAGGACATAGTTTTGGCGGTGGAAGAGAACGATGAAATTCTGAGAGGGCTTTGTGGTGAAGACGGAGTTGTTTACGCCATTTGTGAGCTTCAAGAGGAGTGCGATACGAGGGGTAGTTTGATCTTGAAGAAGTACATGGACTATAGGAAATTGCCTAAGTTAAGCTCCGAGATCAATGCCCAGAACAAGAATTTGCTCAATGTGGGTGGCGTTGGTGTTGGGTCAGAGGGACCCGACCCGAGAGAGGTTGAACTGTTCTTGGAGGAGATATTGTCTTTGATGCAGTTGGGTGAGGATTACACTGAGTTCATGGTGTCTAAGATCAAGGGCTTGACGAATGTTGACCCGGATTTAGGTCCACGAGCCACTAAGGCTTTTAGGAGTGGAAGTTTTAACAAGGTGGTTCAGGACATTACCGGGTTTTATGTCATATTAGAAGGTTTCTTTATGGTGGAGAATGTGAGGAAGGCTATAAGGATCGATGAACATGTGCCTGACAGTCTCACGACTTCAATGGTGGACGACGTGTTCTATGTTTTGCAGAGTTGCTTGCGGAGGGCAATATCCACTTTGAACATCAGCTCAGTGATTGCTGTGTTGAGTGGTGCGAGTAGTTTGTTGAGCAATGAGTATCACGAGGCTTTGCAAGAGAGGATGAGAGAGCCAAATCTTGGCGCAAAGCTGTTCCTAGGTGGTGTTGGGGTGCAAAAAACTGGGACGGAGATTGCCACGGTTTTGAATAATATGGATGTCAGTAGCGAGTACGTCCTCAAACTAAAGCACGAGATTGAGGAGCAATGCTTAGAG GTGTTTCCTGCGCCAGTTGATAGAGAAAAGGTCAAGTCTTGCCTGTCCGAGCTAGGGGATATGAGCAACACATTCAAGCAAGCGTTGAATGCTGGCTTGGAACAACTTGTGGCTACTGTGACACCCCGTATCCGTCCAGTGCTAGATAATGTGGCAACGATCAGCTATGAGCTATCAGAGGCTGAATACGCAGATAATGAGGTTAACGACCCATGGGTTCAAAGACTTCTTCATGCTGTTGAGACGAATGTAGCATGGCTCCAGCCGCTAATGACTGCCAACAACTACGACTCATTTGTGCATTTTGTCATCGAGTTCATTGTGAAGAGGCTTGAAGTGATTATGATGCAGAAGAGATTCAGCCAACTTGGAGGCCTTCAGCTGGACAGAGATGCCAGGGCATTGGTAAGCCACTTCTCTGGTATGACTCAAAGGACCGTCAGAGACAAATTTGCGCGTCTCACACAAATGGCGACAATCCTGAACTTGGAAAAGGTCTCGGAGATTCTTGATTTCTGGGGCGAGAACTCGGGACCTATGACCTGGAGACTGACCCCAGCCGAGGTCAGGCGAGTCCTGGGTCTGAGAGTTGATTTTAAACCAGAAGCAATTTCCGCTCTTAAGTTGTAA
- the LOC126629815 gene encoding 29 kDa ribonucleoprotein A, chloroplastic: protein MAATCLNLTPTLSSSWITPKRTVSNWVSSPLLQQKIKYPNLKAGVFTALAVVEEREGGLVTDDGGVAEYEYDSRNDDDSDGGLDDKQEQSRPCELYVCNIPRSIDVPDLMEMFNPHGTVFSVEICRSPDTGLSRGCGYVTMGSMAAAKTAIAALDRSDVGGREMRVRFSVHMNPKRKNTEALNSSPVKNMVYESPHKLYVGNLARAVQPHVLRSHFSQFGTVASAKVLHDRKAGKNRAYGFLSFSSAAERDAAMSLNGTEFCGRRIVVRGLPETTYTAAKT, encoded by the exons ATGGCGGCCACTTGCTTAAACCTAACACCCACTCTATCTTCCTCTTGGATTACACCAAAACGCACCGTTTCAAATTGGGTCTCGTCGCCTTTATTGCAGCAGAAGATTAAGTACCCCAATTTGAAGGCTGGGGTTTTCACGGCGTTGGCTGTGGTGGAAGAGCGGGAGGGAGGCCTAGTCACTGACGACGGAGGAGTGGCGGAGTACGAGTACGACAGTCGAAACGACGACGATTCGGATGGGGGATTGGACGACAAGCAAGAGCAGTCAAGACCCTGTGAGCTGTACGTGTGCAATATTCCGAGAAGCATTGATGTTCCGGACCTGATGGAAATGTTCAACCCTCACGGGACTGTTTTCTCCGTCGAGATTTGCAGGAGCCCGGATACTGGGCTCAGCCGCGGATGCGGCTACGTTACCATGGGATCCATGGCCGCTGCGAAAACCGCCATTGCTGCATTGGATCGATCT gATGTTGGAGGGAGGGAAATGCGGGTGAGATTTTCGGTTCATATGAATCCGAAGAGGAAGAACACCGAGGCATTGAATTCATCACCGGTGAAAAACATGGTGTATGAGAGCCCTCACAAACTCTACGTCGGCAACCTTGCGCGGGCTGTCCAGCCTCATGTTTTGAGAAGCCATTTTAGCCAGTTTGGGACTGTAGCTAGCGCAAAAGTGTTGCACGACCGCAAGGCAGGGAAGAATCGCGCTTATGGGttcctttctttctcttcgGCTGCAGAACGCGATGCAGCAATGTCGTTAAATGGAACG GAGTTCTGCGGTCGGAGAATAGTGGTTAGAGGACTTCCAGAAACGACTTACACTGCAGCAAAGACTTGA